A window of the Schlesneria paludicola DSM 18645 genome harbors these coding sequences:
- a CDS encoding PhnD/SsuA/transferrin family substrate-binding protein, translated as MKHCLTIALTMMAIASSALCDDATRTPLTVVVMDPLSAPLACDCVKGYAQRKYEKLGEFLQDKLNRPVRVYWAESLATAMEEKTKGRADLIIGKHSVVLADAKESKLTVEPVAQLTGKDGKTTQTGLFIVRTPDKAKSMADLAGYRILFGPADCDEKSAAPMALLKKSGHAIPTPVETSPSCSDAAKALLELPATVNAAAVVSSYAQPLLEGCGSIKKGDVRVIGESAPVPFITAFVNTALSNQLKSEITSALLKVGEEASLLIALETEKGFVRYADPKDQTTSAVEQPDYSPLVGQAVLSGKEEWPQFRGPFRDGTVDWLPNRLPVTPKFEWTATLPSDGLGGLAVASNSVIVSGRDPLDQQDLWTCLDASSGRMRWKLTYQAPGRLDYGNSPRATPLIANDHAWLLGAFGHLHCVRLSDGQIVWKTSLNRQFGMPPLTWGLAGSPLIVEGRLIVQPGGPQASIVALNPMTGDVIWTTPGLPPGHASIVTTVQNGDRQLIGCDKESIGGWKASTGERLWTIVPHESGDFNVPSPIIHSSGFVVASENNGAREYSPRKDGQPGFEQVAHYATLSPDSHSPVVSGDRLIGIHNGLHCLSLTEGLTSIWRLKDRAFRNYGSLIASKDRILALTFHEELVLIDPHQAAPMVVSRLRLSDEGSDCWSHPALAHRALYVRLGRAVCRLNLDESAG; from the coding sequence ATGAAGCACTGTCTGACGATCGCCTTAACAATGATGGCGATTGCGTCATCAGCGTTGTGCGATGACGCGACTCGAACCCCTCTGACCGTGGTGGTCATGGACCCGCTATCGGCACCACTCGCGTGCGATTGCGTGAAAGGTTATGCCCAGCGCAAGTATGAAAAACTGGGTGAGTTCCTTCAGGACAAACTGAATCGCCCCGTTCGAGTGTATTGGGCGGAATCACTCGCCACAGCGATGGAAGAAAAGACGAAAGGTCGCGCCGACCTCATTATCGGCAAACATTCCGTCGTGCTGGCCGATGCCAAAGAGTCGAAGCTCACGGTGGAACCCGTTGCTCAGTTGACGGGCAAGGACGGAAAAACCACTCAAACAGGGCTGTTCATTGTCCGCACCCCCGACAAGGCCAAATCCATGGCGGATCTGGCGGGATATCGGATTCTGTTTGGCCCGGCAGATTGTGACGAGAAGTCCGCCGCACCGATGGCCCTGCTGAAAAAATCAGGGCACGCCATCCCGACGCCGGTGGAAACATCGCCATCGTGTAGCGACGCGGCGAAGGCACTGCTCGAACTGCCCGCGACAGTGAACGCCGCCGCGGTCGTCTCCAGTTACGCGCAGCCGCTCTTAGAAGGTTGTGGCTCGATTAAGAAAGGTGACGTCCGCGTTATTGGTGAGTCGGCACCCGTTCCATTCATTACCGCCTTTGTGAACACGGCATTGAGCAATCAACTGAAGTCCGAGATCACAAGTGCGCTGCTCAAGGTTGGCGAAGAAGCCTCGCTGCTGATCGCGTTGGAAACCGAAAAGGGATTCGTTCGATATGCCGATCCCAAAGATCAAACGACATCAGCGGTGGAACAGCCTGATTACTCCCCCCTGGTCGGACAGGCCGTTCTGTCCGGAAAGGAGGAGTGGCCGCAATTTCGCGGCCCCTTTCGCGACGGCACTGTGGATTGGCTTCCGAATCGACTTCCGGTCACTCCGAAGTTCGAATGGACAGCGACGCTTCCCAGTGATGGCCTGGGAGGCTTGGCGGTCGCATCCAACAGCGTGATTGTCAGTGGTCGCGATCCACTTGATCAGCAGGACCTTTGGACCTGCCTTGACGCATCCTCGGGTCGCATGCGCTGGAAACTGACGTATCAAGCGCCCGGTCGACTCGACTATGGCAACTCACCCCGTGCGACCCCGCTGATCGCGAATGATCATGCATGGTTGCTCGGGGCATTCGGACATCTTCACTGCGTTCGCCTGAGCGACGGTCAGATCGTCTGGAAAACATCCCTCAATCGGCAGTTTGGAATGCCGCCGCTGACGTGGGGACTCGCCGGTTCACCGTTGATCGTCGAAGGGCGATTGATTGTCCAACCAGGCGGGCCACAGGCATCGATCGTCGCGCTCAACCCGATGACGGGCGACGTCATCTGGACAACACCAGGACTGCCGCCTGGCCATGCGTCGATCGTCACGACGGTCCAGAATGGAGATCGCCAACTGATCGGTTGCGACAAGGAATCGATCGGTGGTTGGAAGGCGTCGACGGGGGAAAGACTCTGGACAATCGTGCCACACGAAAGTGGGGACTTTAATGTTCCGTCTCCCATTATCCATTCATCGGGCTTTGTCGTCGCAAGCGAAAACAACGGTGCCCGAGAATACAGTCCGCGAAAAGATGGCCAGCCGGGCTTCGAACAAGTCGCACACTACGCGACGCTGTCGCCAGATTCTCATTCGCCCGTTGTTTCGGGCGACCGGCTAATCGGCATTCACAATGGCCTGCATTGCTTGTCATTGACCGAGGGATTGACTTCGATCTGGCGATTAAAAGATCGCGCCTTTCGGAATTATGGCAGTCTGATTGCCAGCAAAGATCGCATCCTCGCCTTGACGTTTCATGAGGAACTTGTACTGATCGACCCGCACCAGGCCGCTCCGATGGTGGTGTCACGCTTACGACTCTCGGACGAAGGTTCCGATTGCTGGTCGCATCCCGCGCTGGCGCATCGTGCGCTCTATGTCCGTCTTGGCCGCGCCGTCTGCCGACTCAACCTTGACGAATCCGCAGGTTGA
- a CDS encoding ABC1 kinase family protein, with product MTVLLNHGFGDLVDRIGLRNVWYHWCRRFSRTKPEPLRHLRLVERIRMTLEKLGPTFIKFGQVMSTRPDLVPEEMLVELQKLQEGVPPFPSEDAVAQIESELGRSVDELFASFDRKPLAAGSLGQVHRAVHFNGTQLAVKIRRPTAVRDVERDLLLMQELAVLLERNVAEAQIFDPVGLVNHFARSIRRELNFAREARTMDEFRRLFRDDPTLYVPQVFWDLTTDAVLTMEFLDALKLDEIDQIPPDITVPSKIAASGARIFMKQVFEFGVFHGDPHPGNLRVRRDGTICLLDYGMIGILDERTREQLVDLLLAISRKDVDNAVKQVLQIGESYREVDRPLLQIDMRDFVANYYGIELERLHVGRLLSDFVAILSNHGIRCPGSLMLLIRCFVTLEGVGRTLDPEFNLAAHLQPFVERLVKQRYSPQRLAEKIWTESRFFLEYAHDIPGQVSRTLRKLSEDDLRIQLEHRNLDHFILELERSSNRLVVGMVVASLIVASALIISRGAGSLWVTVPIYVLSSLLALWLVYGIFRSGRL from the coding sequence GTGACCGTCTTGTTGAATCATGGATTCGGCGATCTCGTCGATCGCATTGGATTGCGCAACGTCTGGTATCACTGGTGTCGCCGATTCAGCCGTACGAAACCAGAACCACTACGACATCTGCGTCTTGTCGAACGAATTCGCATGACGCTCGAGAAGCTCGGGCCGACCTTCATCAAGTTCGGTCAAGTCATGAGCACCCGGCCGGATCTAGTGCCCGAAGAAATGCTGGTCGAACTCCAAAAACTGCAGGAAGGCGTTCCCCCATTTCCTTCTGAGGATGCCGTCGCGCAAATCGAAAGTGAACTGGGACGGTCAGTCGACGAATTGTTTGCAAGCTTCGATCGCAAACCACTCGCCGCAGGGTCGCTAGGACAAGTTCACCGGGCAGTACATTTCAATGGCACGCAGTTGGCCGTCAAGATTCGCCGCCCCACCGCCGTCCGTGATGTCGAACGCGACTTGTTGCTGATGCAGGAACTCGCCGTTCTGCTGGAACGGAATGTGGCTGAAGCCCAGATCTTCGATCCTGTGGGGTTGGTCAACCATTTTGCCCGCTCCATTCGCCGTGAGCTGAATTTCGCCCGCGAAGCACGGACGATGGACGAGTTTCGTCGTCTGTTCCGTGACGATCCGACACTTTACGTGCCCCAAGTCTTCTGGGATCTGACGACGGATGCCGTCTTGACGATGGAGTTTCTGGATGCGCTGAAACTGGACGAAATTGACCAGATTCCACCCGACATCACCGTCCCGTCGAAAATTGCCGCCAGTGGTGCCCGGATCTTCATGAAGCAGGTCTTTGAGTTTGGGGTCTTCCATGGCGATCCGCACCCCGGAAATTTGCGCGTGCGTCGTGATGGCACGATCTGTCTGCTCGACTATGGCATGATCGGTATTCTGGACGAGCGAACTCGTGAGCAACTTGTCGATCTGTTGCTGGCCATCAGCCGCAAGGATGTCGACAACGCAGTGAAGCAGGTGCTTCAAATCGGCGAATCCTATCGAGAAGTCGATCGACCATTGCTGCAGATCGATATGCGCGACTTCGTCGCCAACTACTATGGCATCGAACTTGAACGCCTGCATGTGGGACGGTTACTGTCCGACTTCGTGGCCATTCTTTCGAACCATGGGATTCGTTGCCCGGGCAGTTTGATGCTGCTGATTCGTTGTTTCGTCACCCTGGAAGGTGTCGGTCGAACTCTGGACCCAGAGTTCAATCTGGCTGCTCATTTGCAGCCGTTCGTTGAACGCCTGGTTAAGCAGCGTTATTCACCGCAGCGATTGGCCGAAAAGATTTGGACCGAGTCACGCTTCTTTCTCGAATACGCACATGACATCCCTGGACAAGTCAGCCGGACGCTTCGCAAGCTGAGCGAAGATGATCTGCGAATCCAGCTTGAGCATCGGAATCTCGATCACTTTATTCTTGAACTGGAACGCTCGAGCAATCGCCTGGTGGTGGGCATGGTTGTGGCTTCGCTAATCGTCGCGTCAGCCCTGATCATTTCCCGCGGGGCCGGTTCACTCTGGGTGACCGTACCGATCTATGTCTTGTCGAGTCTGCTTGCGCTCTGGCTCGTCTACGGAATCTTTCGTAGCGGGCGACTGTGA
- a CDS encoding ribose-phosphate diphosphokinase: MYDELCLLSGRANPKLAAEIAAYLSIELGSINIDNFPDGEIAVRLDTNVRGRDVFLIQPTGPSVNENLMELLVLIDTCKRASAARITAVIPYYGYARQDRKDMGRVPITAKLVANLITKAGADRVLAMDLHAAQIQGFFDCPVDHLYASPILDDYFRSLNLPKDNLVIVSPDEGSIKRSLQHVYHLGGSFAIVDKRRASAFETRQENLIGGPIEGKTAIIFDDMITTAGSMVGAVRTVAQFGASKIYVGATHAVFCGQAVERLREAPIVEIVVSNSLALRPEQTLPNLRVISCAPLLGEAIRRIHRNESVSYLFD, encoded by the coding sequence ATGTACGATGAACTTTGTCTTCTCAGCGGTCGCGCCAATCCGAAATTGGCTGCCGAGATTGCTGCATATCTCAGTATTGAGCTGGGGTCGATCAATATCGACAATTTCCCTGATGGAGAAATTGCAGTCCGCTTGGACACGAACGTCCGCGGTCGCGACGTGTTTCTCATTCAACCGACGGGGCCTTCGGTCAATGAGAATCTGATGGAACTGCTGGTCTTGATCGATACCTGCAAGCGCGCCAGCGCTGCGCGGATCACCGCCGTCATTCCGTACTACGGGTACGCACGACAAGACCGTAAAGATATGGGACGGGTTCCGATTACGGCGAAGCTGGTCGCCAATCTGATCACGAAGGCTGGTGCCGATCGTGTGCTGGCCATGGACCTGCATGCGGCGCAAATTCAGGGTTTCTTCGATTGTCCCGTCGATCATTTGTACGCTTCGCCAATTCTTGATGACTATTTCCGGTCATTGAATCTGCCCAAAGACAACCTGGTTATCGTGAGTCCAGATGAGGGCAGCATCAAGCGTTCTCTGCAGCACGTCTATCACTTGGGTGGCAGCTTCGCGATTGTCGACAAGCGCCGTGCCAGTGCCTTCGAGACGCGGCAAGAGAATCTGATCGGTGGTCCGATCGAGGGGAAAACGGCAATCATTTTCGACGACATGATCACTACGGCGGGATCAATGGTCGGGGCGGTACGAACGGTGGCGCAGTTTGGTGCCAGCAAGATTTATGTCGGTGCCACGCACGCAGTATTTTGTGGGCAAGCGGTCGAGCGGCTGCGCGAAGCACCGATCGTGGAAATCGTTGTCTCGAACAGTCTGGCACTGCGGCCCGAACAGACGCTGCCGAACCTGCGAGTGATTTCGTGTGCCCCATTGCTCGGTGAAGCGATTCGACGAATCCACCGGAACGAATCGGTCAGCTATCTCTTTGATTGA
- the speD gene encoding adenosylmethionine decarboxylase, with protein MEHLGRHVIIELWGCSDVINDAALVENAMRNAVDAANATLLNLFVHEFSPQGVTGVAVLSESHLSIHTWPEHGYVAADVFTCGSTTKPRAAAEVLRKSFQAETVDIRELERGVMPPQTQPQAARELVNVR; from the coding sequence ATGGAGCATCTGGGGCGACATGTCATTATCGAATTGTGGGGTTGTAGCGATGTCATCAATGATGCTGCGCTCGTGGAAAATGCGATGCGTAACGCTGTCGATGCGGCCAATGCGACATTGCTGAATCTCTTCGTGCACGAATTCAGTCCGCAGGGGGTAACGGGAGTTGCCGTGCTGTCTGAATCACACCTTTCGATTCACACGTGGCCCGAGCATGGATATGTGGCGGCCGACGTTTTCACGTGCGGTTCTACGACGAAGCCCAGGGCCGCAGCCGAAGTCCTGCGAAAATCGTTTCAAGCGGAAACGGTCGACATCCGTGAGCTTGAACGTGGTGTGATGCCCCCGCAGACGCAGCCACAGGCCGCGCGCGAACTCGTCAATGTTCGATGA
- a CDS encoding SGNH/GDSL hydrolase family protein, with protein MSFQLWFFCGFVLALVGESQPNISAAEWQGYQKSEFLVGRRLAFLIEPKEPATGKPWIWRTEFFGHEPQTDLELLKRGFHVAYIDLQNLYGAPVAMEPMDALYAEVTKTYGLAPRVVLEGFSRGGLFALNWAAKNPEKIACIYNDAPVCDFKSWPAGKGTGVGSPADWERLKGVYGFKNDAEAEAYRLNPVDNLAPLAAAKIPLLHVCGETDDVVPLAENSTLVAQRYKELGGAITLIVKPHCNHHPHSLKDPTRIVNFVLSHTGFVDQVKSAPTPYGADYYKLRGGLENARQKFLRDKVGRVAFLGGSITAAPGWRDQVCADLKRRFPETQFDFINAGISSLGSTPGAFRFRRDVLANGPVDLLFEEAAVNDDTNEFSDVEQVRGMEGIVRQAKIANPHMDIVLLHFVDPGKIQQYNQGKTPSVITNHEKVAERYLLPSIDLAKEVTERIHAGEMTWERDFRDLHPSPFGHELYARSVGRLFDAAWNAEAAKSIQPRQPELSAPLDPFSYFRGQLVSPQIALGSGDLKLKSGWSVIENWQPTDGAGTREGFVKVPTLVAVEPGADLTFEFTGTAVGVFVASGPDTGNLDYRIDQGAWQTQELFTKWSSGLHLPWAKMLASELSEGRHRLDLKNSATMDQRSKGHAIRIVYLLVN; from the coding sequence TTGTCGTTTCAACTTTGGTTCTTTTGTGGGTTCGTGCTCGCGTTGGTGGGAGAGTCCCAGCCGAACATCTCGGCCGCAGAGTGGCAGGGATATCAGAAAAGCGAATTCCTCGTAGGACGTCGGCTTGCCTTCCTGATCGAACCGAAAGAGCCGGCGACGGGTAAGCCGTGGATCTGGCGTACAGAATTCTTCGGGCACGAGCCACAAACGGATCTCGAATTGTTGAAACGCGGCTTCCATGTCGCCTACATCGATCTGCAGAATCTGTATGGGGCGCCAGTGGCCATGGAGCCCATGGATGCGCTTTATGCTGAGGTGACGAAAACGTACGGGCTCGCGCCGCGTGTTGTGCTCGAGGGATTCAGTCGTGGGGGACTGTTTGCGCTGAATTGGGCTGCCAAGAATCCTGAGAAAATCGCCTGCATCTACAATGATGCACCGGTTTGCGACTTCAAGAGTTGGCCCGCGGGCAAGGGAACTGGCGTCGGCTCGCCAGCCGACTGGGAACGCCTCAAGGGAGTGTACGGTTTCAAAAACGACGCCGAGGCGGAAGCGTATCGACTGAATCCCGTCGACAATCTCGCACCCTTGGCCGCCGCGAAAATTCCTTTATTGCATGTTTGTGGCGAAACCGACGATGTCGTTCCTCTGGCCGAAAACTCGACACTCGTCGCGCAGCGATACAAAGAACTTGGGGGGGCAATCACGCTGATCGTGAAGCCGCATTGCAATCACCATCCCCATAGTCTGAAAGATCCAACTCGCATCGTCAATTTTGTGCTGTCGCATACGGGGTTTGTGGATCAAGTGAAGTCGGCACCAACTCCGTATGGTGCCGACTACTACAAATTGCGAGGCGGGCTCGAGAATGCGCGCCAGAAATTCCTGCGTGACAAGGTTGGACGCGTGGCGTTTCTGGGCGGTTCCATCACTGCAGCCCCGGGGTGGCGCGATCAGGTTTGCGCCGATTTGAAACGCCGATTTCCAGAGACACAATTCGACTTCATCAACGCGGGCATCTCATCGCTCGGTTCGACGCCTGGAGCCTTCCGTTTTCGCCGCGACGTTCTGGCGAACGGGCCGGTCGATCTGCTGTTCGAAGAAGCGGCCGTCAACGACGACACGAATGAGTTCTCTGACGTCGAGCAGGTGAGAGGAATGGAAGGGATTGTCCGACAGGCGAAAATCGCAAACCCCCACATGGATATTGTCTTGCTGCACTTCGTCGATCCCGGAAAGATTCAACAATACAACCAAGGCAAAACCCCCTCGGTCATTACGAATCACGAAAAAGTGGCGGAGCGGTATCTGCTTCCCTCGATCGATCTGGCGAAGGAAGTGACGGAACGAATTCATGCGGGCGAAATGACGTGGGAACGCGACTTTCGTGATCTGCATCCGTCGCCGTTCGGTCACGAACTTTATGCAAGATCCGTCGGAAGACTATTTGATGCGGCCTGGAATGCAGAAGCGGCAAAGTCTATTCAGCCACGACAACCCGAACTGTCGGCACCGCTTGACCCATTCAGCTACTTTCGTGGGCAACTCGTAAGTCCCCAAATCGCATTGGGGTCAGGGGATCTCAAGCTGAAGTCAGGTTGGTCGGTGATCGAAAACTGGCAACCCACGGACGGAGCTGGAACCCGAGAGGGGTTTGTGAAGGTTCCGACACTTGTGGCAGTCGAGCCAGGAGCCGACCTGACATTTGAGTTTACGGGAACGGCCGTGGGGGTGTTCGTGGCCTCAGGGCCCGACACCGGCAACCTGGATTATCGTATTGATCAAGGGGCGTGGCAGACGCAGGAGCTATTTACCAAGTGGAGCTCAGGCCTGCATTTGCCTTGGGCGAAGATGCTGGCTTCGGAGTTGTCCGAGGGTCGACATCGACTGGATCTCAAAAACAGTGCGACGATGGACCAGCGCAGTAAGGGCCATGCGATTCGAATCGTCTATCTGCTCGTGAATTAA
- a CDS encoding glycerate kinase type-2 family protein, with protein MVTLRQQAETIWRAGVDAVDSARLVVQSLRRDQDWLQISGEAISLAGMNRIVVVGAGKAGAGMAAGVEQALGSDIVESKVVGWINVPSDCVRPLTRIHLHGARPPGVNEPTAEGVYGCERILELVESLTDNDLCLVLISGGGSALLPAPIQGITLADKLAVTRTLMRSGATIQQLNTVRKRLSRVKGGGLLRAAPAGRMRALVISDVVHDPLDIIASGPTVCDHGTARDALQVLTAIVGRDAPESAIPNVVWRVLDAQAKGTNAPIQPRISCKNLIIGNNETALFASIEQAKSLGFDVQNLGSNRQGVASEIGVELAERCLSAARHPVSQARCFIGGGEPTVKLAHTDKPRRGGRNQEVALAAGCRWMRESKPIQNMIVLSGGTDGEDGPTDAAGACFDSTTQQQAIAQDLSPAEFLAINDSYTFFDQVGGLIKTGPTHTNVMDLQIALVAGASS; from the coding sequence ATGGTGACTCTGCGACAACAGGCAGAGACCATTTGGCGTGCCGGGGTGGATGCCGTTGATTCGGCACGCCTTGTCGTCCAATCCCTCCGTCGCGACCAGGACTGGCTCCAGATTTCCGGCGAAGCGATTTCGCTCGCCGGAATGAATCGGATCGTTGTCGTCGGTGCCGGAAAAGCGGGCGCGGGAATGGCCGCAGGAGTCGAACAGGCTCTGGGCAGCGATATCGTTGAATCCAAAGTCGTCGGATGGATCAATGTTCCATCCGACTGCGTTCGTCCGCTGACACGCATCCACCTGCACGGAGCACGTCCTCCTGGCGTCAACGAGCCGACGGCCGAGGGTGTTTATGGCTGTGAAAGAATTCTCGAGCTTGTCGAGTCGCTGACCGACAACGACCTTTGCCTGGTCCTGATTTCCGGTGGCGGCAGCGCCTTGTTGCCCGCCCCCATCCAAGGGATCACTCTGGCCGACAAGCTGGCCGTCACACGAACGCTCATGCGTTCCGGCGCCACCATTCAACAATTGAACACCGTACGAAAACGCCTGTCGCGCGTGAAAGGTGGCGGCCTATTGCGTGCGGCCCCCGCAGGGCGAATGCGGGCTCTCGTGATCTCGGATGTGGTTCATGACCCGCTCGACATCATCGCTTCGGGGCCCACAGTGTGCGACCACGGAACGGCTCGCGACGCACTTCAGGTTCTGACCGCGATCGTGGGACGGGATGCCCCCGAAAGCGCGATCCCGAACGTGGTCTGGCGCGTGCTTGATGCGCAGGCCAAGGGCACGAATGCACCGATTCAACCGCGGATTTCCTGTAAAAACCTCATCATCGGTAACAATGAGACCGCCCTATTCGCTTCGATCGAACAGGCGAAGTCGCTGGGTTTCGACGTGCAGAACCTGGGCTCAAACCGCCAGGGAGTTGCCAGCGAAATCGGCGTCGAACTGGCCGAACGTTGCCTGTCCGCCGCCCGACACCCTGTTTCGCAAGCACGGTGCTTTATTGGAGGCGGTGAACCGACGGTGAAGCTCGCCCACACCGACAAACCACGTCGGGGGGGACGAAATCAAGAGGTTGCCCTGGCTGCGGGTTGTCGTTGGATGCGAGAATCGAAGCCGATTCAGAACATGATCGTGCTGTCAGGCGGAACGGACGGAGAAGACGGCCCCACAGACGCGGCGGGTGCCTGCTTTGATTCGACCACTCAACAGCAGGCGATCGCGCAAGATCTGAGTCCGGCTGAGTTTCTTGCGATCAATGATTCGTATACCTTCTTTGATCAAGTCGGAGGACTGATCAAGACAGGTCCCACCCACACGAATGTGATGGATCTTCAAATCGCACTCGTCGCCGGCGCCTCATCATGA
- a CDS encoding amino acid kinase family protein encodes MTVVFKLGGSVLTHPTLADTIRTLVRYRENERCLFVVGGGAAADVVRDWSRIHQLSEEQSHWLAIASLELNMQLIRTLLKWQSVATREQAEICWSRDPSPLLVEMPAFACEQESSGRTIPHDWNVTSDSLAAWVAECWPADELVLVKSVPTPRQRSIQEASQLGLVDAYFPQIAQRLRRISWCDLRASQIELEDWQS; translated from the coding sequence ATGACAGTGGTGTTCAAGTTGGGAGGGAGTGTGCTGACTCATCCCACGTTGGCCGACACGATTCGAACGCTTGTCCGATATCGCGAGAATGAACGCTGCCTTTTCGTCGTCGGAGGCGGCGCGGCAGCCGATGTCGTCCGTGACTGGAGCCGCATCCACCAACTTTCCGAGGAACAGTCGCATTGGCTGGCCATCGCCAGTCTTGAGCTCAATATGCAGCTCATTCGTACTCTGCTTAAGTGGCAATCTGTCGCAACACGCGAACAGGCAGAAATCTGCTGGTCCCGCGATCCATCACCACTTCTTGTCGAAATGCCTGCGTTCGCGTGCGAGCAAGAGAGTTCTGGCCGCACCATCCCTCACGATTGGAACGTCACGAGCGATTCGTTGGCCGCCTGGGTCGCTGAGTGCTGGCCCGCTGACGAACTGGTCCTGGTGAAATCAGTCCCCACACCGAGGCAACGTTCGATCCAAGAGGCGAGCCAGCTTGGACTCGTGGACGCATATTTCCCCCAGATCGCCCAGCGTCTGCGGCGAATCTCGTGGTGCGACCTGCGAGCGTCGCAGATCGAGTTGGAAGATTGGCAATCGTGA